A genomic stretch from Solanum stenotomum isolate F172 chromosome 8, ASM1918654v1, whole genome shotgun sequence includes:
- the LOC125873791 gene encoding uncharacterized protein LOC125873791: MRRIGEEQLWWIHPLRLMLSSYLQRHHCLLRPPGLQPIKITQAMLFKIGHLAHSADVRASRLEARVPWMIEWDISATLTPLWMPIDALTTSVEICERGKGVTFEVMALKAKVSDLKKDVDYQSTDFTLLFDSTEAQGVPTSSVVPLATTRDEPMDDVAGVELEPKTDEEQLEAQEATIYKDLPNLEETIV, from the exons ATGAGGCGGATAGGAGAAGAGCAGCTCTGGTGGATACATCCCTTGAGGTTGATGTTAAGTTCATACCTGCAGAGGCACCATTGCCTACTCCGACCtccgggccttcag CCTATTAAGATCACTCAGGCCATGCTTTTCAAGATAGGGCACCTAGCCCATTCTGCTGATGTGCGGGCTTCCAGGCTAGAGGCCAGGGTGCCATGGATGATTGAGTGGGATATTTCAGCTACGTTGACACCCTTATGGATGCCGATTGATGCTCTCACAACGAGTGTAGAGATATGTGAGAGAGGCAAAGGGGTTACTTTCGAGGTGATGGCTTTGAAAGCCAAGGTTTCTGATTTGAAGAAGGATGTGGACTATCAGTCCACAGACTTCACTTTACTGTTTGATTCAACTGAGGCTCAAGGTGTCCCGACCAGTTCTGTTGTGCCTCTGGCTACCACCAGAGATGAGCCTATGGATGATGTGGCTGGTGTCGAGTTAGAGCCAAAGACGGATGAGGAGCAGCTTGAGGCTCAGGAGGCGACCATCTATAAGGACTTGCCTAATTTAGAGGAGACGATAGTGTAG